The following proteins are encoded in a genomic region of alpha proteobacterium U9-1i:
- a CDS encoding biotin carboxylase of acetyl-CoA carboxylase — translation MLKNVLIANRGEIAVRIIRACRDLKVGTVAVYSDADEHALHVRLADAAFRLGPAPARDSYLNIDAIIAAARASGADAVHPGYGMLSENAAFAQAVADAGLIFIGPPADVIGVMGDKVAARAAAHACGLPILPGADVIDSDAAGTHHNAERIGYPIAVKACFGGGGRGIRAVHDATELDAAFASAVRESINAFGRGEIYLERYLDRPRHVEVQIVADNHGNVLHLGDRDCSVQRRHQKLVEEAPAPNLPTALREEMLRAAVTLAQSVKYVGAGTVEFLVDHALTAFYFLEMNTRLQVEHGVTELVTGRDIVKLQLRIAAGERLGLTQKQVRVSGHAIQARIAAEDPWRRFAPQPGRCGALRLPGGRGVRCDFGIESNDAIAAEYDSMFGKILVVSDDRESACAKLVSALTEFSADGVVTTAPYLAQVLVKPDFAAATHDTGSVERDWAPEGEQREPAPSPTSIRPAERRVNIATDRGVLNVRIGGLAHTAAAAATGGVAGRQTAHADARAAASADPISPMDGLVISVAVNVGDIVTAGDLIATLEAMKMEMPILAQRAGQVAAVNVRAGDAVTTGARLCTIAPAA, via the coding sequence GTGCTCAAAAACGTCCTCATTGCCAATCGAGGCGAGATCGCGGTGCGCATCATTCGCGCATGCCGTGACCTCAAGGTGGGCACGGTCGCCGTGTACAGTGATGCGGACGAGCATGCGCTGCATGTCCGCCTGGCCGACGCCGCCTTTCGCCTTGGCCCAGCGCCAGCGCGTGACTCTTATTTGAACATTGATGCGATTATTGCCGCCGCGCGCGCGTCGGGCGCGGACGCCGTGCACCCTGGCTACGGCATGCTGAGTGAGAACGCCGCATTTGCGCAAGCTGTTGCCGATGCCGGGCTCATCTTTATCGGTCCGCCAGCGGACGTTATCGGCGTGATGGGCGACAAAGTTGCAGCGCGCGCCGCAGCGCATGCGTGCGGGCTGCCGATCTTGCCCGGCGCCGACGTCATCGACAGCGATGCGGCAGGTACGCACCACAACGCGGAACGCATCGGCTATCCGATTGCGGTCAAAGCCTGCTTTGGCGGTGGTGGACGTGGCATCCGCGCAGTGCACGACGCAACCGAATTGGACGCCGCCTTCGCCTCAGCCGTGCGCGAATCCATCAACGCCTTTGGGCGTGGCGAGATCTATCTCGAACGATACTTAGATCGCCCCAGGCACGTGGAAGTACAGATCGTGGCTGACAATCACGGCAACGTTCTGCATCTCGGCGATCGAGATTGCTCCGTCCAACGCCGCCACCAAAAACTTGTCGAGGAAGCGCCAGCGCCGAACTTGCCGACAGCCTTGCGCGAAGAGATGCTTCGCGCCGCGGTCACACTCGCGCAATCGGTCAAATATGTGGGCGCTGGGACGGTTGAGTTCCTGGTCGATCACGCGCTTACGGCGTTCTATTTTTTGGAGATGAATACGCGGCTTCAAGTTGAGCACGGCGTAACCGAATTGGTGACCGGCCGGGACATCGTAAAACTGCAACTGCGGATCGCCGCGGGTGAACGCCTCGGGCTTACTCAAAAGCAGGTGCGCGTCAGCGGGCACGCCATTCAAGCGCGTATCGCGGCCGAAGACCCGTGGCGACGCTTCGCGCCTCAGCCGGGCCGTTGCGGCGCGCTGCGACTGCCAGGCGGACGCGGCGTTCGCTGCGATTTCGGCATCGAGTCAAACGATGCGATCGCGGCTGAGTATGATTCGATGTTTGGTAAAATTCTTGTTGTGTCCGATGACCGCGAAAGCGCTTGCGCGAAACTTGTCAGCGCGCTGACGGAGTTTTCGGCCGATGGCGTGGTCACGACCGCTCCCTATCTCGCGCAGGTCCTGGTAAAACCGGATTTTGCCGCCGCAACGCACGACACAGGATCGGTGGAGCGCGATTGGGCGCCAGAGGGCGAGCAGCGAGAACCGGCTCCATCACCGACCTCTATACGCCCTGCAGAGCGGCGCGTGAACATCGCCACCGATCGCGGCGTGCTCAATGTTCGCATTGGCGGTCTTGCTCACACCGCAGCCGCAGCAGCCACGGGCGGCGTCGCCGGCCGGCAGACAGCACACGCCGACGCGCGCGCTGCTGCGAGCGCCGACCCAATTTCACCTATGGATGGCCTGGTAATCAGTGTAGCCGTGAATGTCGGAGACATCGTTACGGCCGGTGATCTCATCGCCACGCTTGAAGCGATGAAAATGGAAATGCCCATTCTGGCGCAGCGCGCAGGTCAGGTGGCGGCGGTCAACGTTCGAGCGGGCGATGCGGTGACGACCGGCGCCCGGCTTTGTACTATTGCTCCAGCCGCGTGA
- a CDS encoding maoC domain protein yields MSGMYLEDFSPDQEFITAARTVTEADIVIFTGLSGDFNPLHVDEEYAKQTQHGTRIAQGLLGASIASGLVSQLGHLRGTALGFLGMTWRYTGVIRAGDTIHVRIIVKEARASASKPDRGVLVRQLDVLNQRDEVVQTGEWSVLMLTRPKAG; encoded by the coding sequence ATGAGCGGCATGTACCTGGAAGATTTCAGTCCCGACCAAGAATTTATCACCGCCGCGCGCACAGTCACGGAGGCCGACATTGTCATATTCACCGGGCTTTCTGGTGACTTTAATCCGCTCCACGTTGACGAGGAGTATGCCAAGCAAACCCAGCACGGCACGCGCATCGCCCAGGGCCTGCTTGGCGCCTCGATCGCCAGCGGGCTTGTAAGCCAGCTGGGTCATTTACGAGGAACCGCCCTCGGTTTTCTCGGCATGACTTGGCGGTACACTGGCGTCATTCGCGCCGGCGACACCATCCACGTGCGCATCATTGTCAAAGAAGCGCGCGCGAGCGCTTCCAAGCCCGACCGCGGCGTGCTCGTTCGGCAGCTCGACGTTCTCAATCAACGGGACGAGGTGGTGCAGACGGGCGAATGGTCGGTCCTTATGTTGACGCGACCGAAGGCTGGCTGA
- a CDS encoding thiolase produces the protein MTGLRASTAIVGVGETKLGKTPESSCMQLCAQAAKQAADEAGLRLSDIDGVLTIDSMAEPFRMHSVVLSEYLGIQPRYSMTNSLGGATSCAMVAHGAAALHAGLCDVLLIATSDKLVTGLTKDQAVAALAENAGHPQYERPYGPVIPAMYALAANRYMHEYGATPEQLAEVAVVHRRHAGLHPNAQERAPITREDVLSSKLVASPLRVLDCSLVSDGGGAIIMTRADRARDLRQKPAYLLGAGERHLNEFVHQAPDLTTCGARDSGAQAFAMAGVAPNDIDVAMLYDCFTITVLLLLEDLGFCKRGEAGAYVESGAIGLGGALPVNTHGGLLSHGHPGRPGGVFHIVEAVRQLRGQCDKRQVTDASLAFVHGNGGILSTHSSLILGGAS, from the coding sequence ATGACAGGTCTACGTGCCTCGACCGCGATTGTAGGCGTTGGCGAAACCAAGCTCGGCAAAACGCCCGAGTCGAGCTGTATGCAATTGTGCGCCCAAGCGGCGAAGCAAGCGGCGGACGAAGCGGGGCTTCGGCTCTCAGACATCGACGGCGTGCTGACGATCGATTCCATGGCCGAGCCATTCCGCATGCACAGCGTCGTGCTGTCGGAATATCTGGGCATTCAGCCACGCTACAGCATGACGAACTCCCTTGGCGGCGCCACGAGTTGTGCAATGGTGGCGCACGGCGCGGCGGCGCTGCACGCCGGGCTCTGCGACGTGCTACTGATCGCGACATCGGACAAGCTGGTGACGGGGCTCACCAAGGATCAAGCGGTTGCGGCGCTCGCCGAGAATGCAGGCCACCCTCAATACGAGCGGCCGTATGGCCCCGTCATCCCGGCCATGTATGCGCTGGCCGCGAACCGCTACATGCATGAGTACGGCGCGACGCCGGAACAACTCGCGGAGGTGGCCGTGGTGCACCGCCGACATGCCGGATTGCACCCCAACGCCCAGGAACGCGCACCGATCACGCGCGAGGACGTCCTCTCCTCAAAGCTCGTGGCGTCTCCGTTGCGGGTCCTGGATTGTTCGCTGGTGTCGGACGGCGGCGGCGCGATTATCATGACACGCGCCGATCGCGCGCGTGATCTTCGCCAGAAGCCCGCATATCTGCTGGGCGCCGGCGAGCGCCACTTGAACGAATTCGTTCATCAGGCGCCGGACCTCACCACCTGCGGCGCGCGCGATAGCGGCGCGCAAGCTTTTGCGATGGCGGGGGTTGCGCCAAACGATATCGATGTCGCCATGCTCTACGATTGCTTCACGATAACCGTGCTGCTGCTCCTGGAGGATCTCGGCTTCTGCAAGCGTGGAGAAGCCGGGGCATATGTAGAAAGCGGCGCAATCGGTCTCGGTGGCGCGCTCCCGGTCAACACACATGGCGGTCTGCTCTCGCACGGCCACCCAGGTCGGCCCGGCGGCGTGTTTCACATTGTAGAGGCCGTGCGCCAGCTGCGCGGCCAGTGCGACAAGCGGCAAGTCACCGATGCGTCACTGGCCTTCGTTCACGGCAATGGCGGCATTCTCTCGACCCATTCAAGCCTGATCCTCGGAGGCGCGTCATGA
- a CDS encoding hypothetical protein (outer membrane receptor proteins, mostly Fe transport), translated as MRFLTGTAMSLIVAAAAGAFAPTNAAAQQEPAATQDDDEITVTARRRDEQLQDVPIAVTALSGADLEEANVTRLENIEALTPGLSITPAQTRSGTLGFALRGQRQDAAFLTNDPSVGIYIAEAVQSRTFGLAQSLFDLQSVQVVKGPQGTLFGRNTTGGAILFQPNTPILGETSGYVRGIAGNYERGDVLAVLNLPLGEQAGLRIAASQTSREGYVHDVIRDIHGNAEETFSARVVFLLEPTDTFRNTLYIDYFDSDQIGSMTRLTAVNPANAQATARLVTSGIFANQTANYDFYEVGGNYGPRSAGDNVGLINVAEVDLSSNVTLKLIGQARSINMMELTDYDGTEAQVLQLFQTQSVDQFSGEVQLQGTAFDDRLNWVAGYFYFTEDGMLDTRTAANGAAPNPRLGYATNTSESVYAQGDFALTERLGLTLGARYTMDDRDFEQQLYSATTGLCTLCLGLSTEFDALTYTAGLNFSIDDDRMVYLVTRRGYRAGGFNSSGNTASALEPFDPEYVTDYEIGLKADWSVGDARARANIAVYHSEYEDIQRTAVRPVAGVPVTAIFNAAEATVDGAEIEFTLHPSDSLELIATAAYTKPEYTEFIEQTAGGPVDRSGNTFAYIPERTYRVGARWTLPFMNTNGSEVVASTDYYWRDEQYQAEFNSVNNYHPAYGLWSARLDFERVFGTGVNFALWGRNLAGEEYFSATGDLYASSGIVYRVPGEPRMYGIELSADF; from the coding sequence ATGCGATTTCTTACCGGCACTGCGATGAGCCTCATCGTTGCTGCGGCGGCGGGTGCGTTTGCGCCCACCAATGCGGCGGCGCAGCAAGAGCCCGCAGCGACACAAGATGACGACGAAATCACGGTAACGGCCAGACGGCGTGACGAACAGCTTCAGGACGTGCCCATCGCCGTCACGGCGCTCTCCGGGGCGGACCTCGAGGAAGCGAACGTAACGCGGTTAGAGAATATCGAAGCGCTAACGCCTGGCCTCAGCATCACGCCGGCGCAAACCCGCTCGGGCACGCTTGGCTTCGCGTTGCGCGGGCAACGGCAGGACGCGGCCTTCCTGACCAACGACCCCTCGGTCGGCATCTACATTGCCGAAGCGGTGCAGTCGCGGACGTTCGGTCTCGCGCAATCCTTGTTCGACCTTCAGTCAGTGCAGGTTGTGAAAGGCCCACAGGGCACCTTGTTCGGACGCAACACGACGGGCGGTGCGATCCTATTCCAACCCAACACGCCAATCCTGGGCGAGACGAGCGGCTACGTGCGCGGCATTGCCGGCAATTACGAGCGCGGCGACGTGCTCGCTGTGCTGAACTTGCCGCTTGGCGAGCAAGCTGGGCTGCGCATCGCCGCAAGCCAGACCTCGCGCGAAGGGTACGTCCACGACGTCATTCGCGATATTCACGGCAACGCGGAAGAAACCTTCTCGGCGCGTGTCGTGTTCTTGTTGGAGCCGACGGACACGTTCAGAAACACGCTTTACATCGATTATTTTGACTCCGATCAAATCGGTTCGATGACACGCCTCACCGCTGTTAATCCGGCGAATGCGCAGGCGACCGCGCGCCTCGTCACCAGCGGCATTTTCGCCAACCAGACCGCCAATTATGATTTCTACGAAGTTGGCGGCAATTACGGCCCCCGCTCCGCCGGCGATAACGTCGGCCTGATCAACGTGGCGGAGGTGGATCTGTCCAGCAATGTCACGCTGAAGCTGATCGGCCAAGCGCGCTCGATCAATATGATGGAGCTGACCGATTACGACGGCACGGAAGCGCAAGTGTTGCAGCTCTTCCAGACCCAATCCGTCGACCAATTCTCGGGCGAAGTGCAGCTTCAAGGCACGGCGTTCGACGACAGACTCAACTGGGTGGCTGGCTATTTCTACTTTACCGAAGATGGAATGCTCGACACGCGGACGGCTGCAAACGGCGCAGCGCCTAACCCGCGTCTCGGCTATGCGACCAACACGTCGGAATCCGTGTACGCGCAGGGCGATTTTGCGCTCACCGAACGCCTCGGCCTTACACTCGGCGCGCGTTACACGATGGACGATCGCGATTTCGAACAGCAATTGTACAGCGCCACCACCGGCCTCTGCACGCTGTGCTTGGGATTGTCGACTGAGTTTGACGCCCTCACCTACACGGCGGGGCTCAATTTCAGCATCGACGATGATCGCATGGTCTATCTCGTGACGCGTCGCGGCTACCGGGCCGGTGGCTTCAACTCGTCGGGCAACACCGCCTCGGCGCTAGAGCCGTTCGATCCGGAATATGTGACGGACTACGAAATCGGCCTCAAAGCTGATTGGTCGGTGGGCGACGCGCGCGCGCGCGCCAACATCGCGGTTTATCATTCGGAGTATGAGGACATTCAACGAACCGCGGTTCGGCCAGTTGCGGGTGTGCCGGTTACGGCGATTTTCAACGCCGCCGAAGCGACTGTCGATGGCGCAGAGATCGAGTTCACGCTGCACCCGTCCGACAGCCTCGAACTGATCGCGACGGCCGCCTACACCAAGCCGGAATATACCGAATTCATCGAACAGACCGCCGGCGGCCCGGTCGATCGCTCAGGCAATACTTTCGCGTACATTCCAGAGCGCACCTATCGCGTTGGCGCGCGTTGGACGCTGCCGTTCATGAACACCAACGGCAGCGAAGTGGTCGCCAGCACTGATTATTACTGGCGCGACGAGCAATATCAGGCGGAATTCAACAGCGTGAACAACTACCATCCCGCTTACGGGCTTTGGAGCGCACGCCTGGATTTCGAGCGCGTGTTCGGCACCGGCGTGAACTTCGCACTCTGGGGACGGAACCTCGCTGGAGAAGAGTACTTTTCAGCGACGGGCGATCTCTATGCCAGCTCCGGCATTGTTTATCGTGTGCCGGGCGAGCCGCGTATGTACGGCATCGAACTGTCCGCGGACTTCTAG
- a CDS encoding probable oxidoreductase — protein MQSGPVTAKSAPRMRLDALFRVTSPSEAPALASQYEEYGVSGLWAAEKDHDPYLLLALAATRTHKATLGTAIALAFNRSPMSIAYSAWDLQGMSGGRFVLGLGTQVRAHIERRFSAQWDRPVERISEVIRSLRAIWHSWKTQTPLNFEGEFYRFNLMTPEFVPPQMDHLAPPIYVGGVNPRVTRMAGALCDGFHVHPFHSKVFLQRAVLPNLQAGAAAAGRSLDDFVMCSSAFCVMGDTREEISTMRESVRRQLSFYASTKAYRAVLEAHGWEEIGDRLASMARERQWADMPALISDEMIDAFAVTGGVDEIGGLLKEKYAGLLDRVAINHGPEAGSAHHDDRLRAIAKAIAG, from the coding sequence ATGCAAAGTGGCCCGGTGACGGCAAAATCCGCGCCGCGAATGCGCTTAGACGCGTTGTTTCGCGTCACCTCGCCGAGCGAAGCGCCGGCGCTGGCGTCGCAGTACGAAGAATACGGCGTCTCTGGACTATGGGCGGCGGAGAAAGATCACGACCCTTACCTGCTCCTGGCGCTGGCGGCGACGCGCACGCACAAGGCGACCTTGGGCACCGCCATCGCTCTCGCCTTCAATCGCAGCCCAATGTCGATCGCGTATTCCGCCTGGGATCTGCAGGGGATGTCCGGCGGGCGGTTTGTGCTGGGTCTCGGCACGCAGGTTCGCGCGCATATTGAGCGGCGCTTCAGCGCGCAATGGGATCGCCCGGTTGAGCGGATAAGCGAGGTCATCCGCTCTCTCCGCGCGATCTGGCACAGCTGGAAAACACAGACACCGCTGAATTTCGAAGGCGAGTTCTACCGCTTCAATCTGATGACGCCCGAGTTCGTCCCGCCGCAAATGGACCATCTGGCGCCGCCGATCTATGTTGGCGGGGTCAATCCACGGGTGACGCGCATGGCTGGTGCGCTCTGCGATGGCTTCCACGTACACCCCTTCCATTCCAAGGTTTTCCTGCAGCGGGCCGTATTGCCTAATCTCCAGGCTGGCGCGGCCGCGGCTGGACGATCGCTCGACGATTTTGTGATGTGCTCCTCGGCGTTCTGCGTGATGGGCGATACGCGCGAGGAGATCTCCACCATGCGCGAAAGCGTGCGCCGACAGCTCTCATTCTATGCGTCCACCAAAGCCTATCGGGCGGTTCTGGAAGCGCACGGCTGGGAAGAGATCGGCGACAGGCTCGCCTCAATGGCGCGGGAACGCCAATGGGCGGACATGCCGGCGTTGATCAGCGATGAGATGATCGACGCTTTCGCCGTCACAGGCGGCGTCGATGAAATTGGCGGCCTGCTGAAGGAAAAGTATGCGGGCCTTCTTGACCGCGTGGCGATCAACCACGGCCCGGAAGCGGGCTCCGCCCATCATGACGATCGGTTGCGCGCTATCGCCAAGGCGATCGCCGGTTGA
- a CDS encoding enoyl-CoA hydratase translates to MSESPASFGALSLTYRNRVAVVTLTRPERRNPFSPELKADLLRLAPALRERGDLAAVVLTGTDGVFSAGGDMQSWKDNPGKPLANRPKLKSLHDWFRPLADLEAPVIAAVDGPAYGGGAALALAADFIFATPRARFCFAYIRLGLAPDMGVYEILPRVVGLRMAKDLLFTGRSIDAAEAARIGLINAVWPQENFVEAAIAFASRFEKASTLTLGAVKSVLNQSYNLDSRALIELEAALEVLCLDSDYHVVARDRFLSKQPAEFDWDRMDSGKA, encoded by the coding sequence ATGAGTGAATCTCCCGCTTCGTTCGGCGCCTTGTCGTTGACCTATCGCAATCGCGTGGCTGTCGTCACATTGACGCGGCCAGAACGTCGCAATCCGTTTTCACCAGAGCTAAAGGCCGATCTGCTGCGCCTTGCGCCTGCGCTGCGTGAGCGCGGCGATCTCGCGGCTGTCGTGCTGACGGGTACCGATGGCGTCTTCAGCGCCGGCGGCGATATGCAAAGCTGGAAAGACAATCCAGGCAAGCCGCTGGCCAACCGACCGAAGCTAAAGTCGCTTCACGATTGGTTTCGCCCGCTCGCCGACCTGGAAGCGCCCGTCATCGCGGCGGTGGATGGGCCCGCTTATGGCGGCGGCGCCGCTTTGGCGCTTGCCGCAGACTTTATCTTCGCAACGCCGCGTGCGCGGTTCTGCTTTGCCTATATTCGCCTGGGTCTCGCGCCTGACATGGGCGTCTACGAAATACTGCCGCGCGTCGTCGGCCTCCGCATGGCCAAGGATCTTCTGTTCACCGGCCGGTCAATCGATGCCGCGGAAGCAGCGCGGATCGGCCTCATCAACGCGGTTTGGCCTCAGGAAAACTTCGTCGAGGCCGCAATAGCTTTCGCCAGCCGTTTCGAGAAAGCATCAACACTCACTCTGGGCGCCGTAAAATCAGTCCTGAATCAGAGCTACAATTTGGATTCGCGTGCGCTGATCGAGCTTGAAGCAGCATTGGAAGTGCTTTGCCTCGATTCCGATTACCATGTGGTCGCACGCGATCGCTTCTTGAGTAAGCAGCCCGCCGAGTTCGATTGGGATCGGATGGATTCCGGTAAGGCCTGA
- a CDS encoding molybdopterin biosynthesis protein MoeA produces MISVAEARALMLRGVGALTSERVRIEGAYGRVLADGLYAERDQPPFAASAMDGYAFASASAPRDFRIVGESAAGAAFLGALASGEAVSISTGAPLPLGANGVLIQEEADVDAGYLRGAHVAAGAFVRARGIDFKRGALVLERGRMLDPIGLALAASTGASTLDVVARPRVTILAGGNEIVPPGAQARDDQVFESASFALAGLVHAWGGVAQRGPLLPDHDNAISAAAEAAFVECDLLVLIGGASVGPHDHARAALQRLGVELAVSKVAVKPGKPTWFGVSPRGPVLGLPGNPASAIVTAHLFLRPLIDAMLGRDATLHLSRAPLAHALPANGPRESYLRARFDGECLHALEDQDSSLLSVFARANALLLRPINAPGTAAGEAAAYFAI; encoded by the coding sequence ATGATCAGCGTGGCGGAAGCGCGCGCGCTCATGCTTCGGGGCGTGGGCGCACTCACCTCCGAACGTGTGCGGATCGAAGGCGCCTATGGCCGTGTGCTCGCGGATGGGCTGTATGCTGAACGCGACCAGCCACCGTTCGCCGCCTCCGCCATGGACGGCTACGCATTCGCGAGCGCGTCAGCGCCTCGCGATTTTCGGATCGTTGGCGAGTCTGCGGCTGGCGCCGCTTTTCTCGGCGCTCTTGCCAGTGGCGAAGCGGTGAGCATCTCCACGGGCGCGCCCCTGCCGCTTGGCGCCAATGGCGTGCTGATCCAAGAGGAAGCGGACGTCGACGCGGGCTATCTGCGCGGCGCACACGTTGCGGCGGGCGCATTTGTTCGTGCACGAGGCATCGACTTCAAACGCGGCGCGCTGGTGTTGGAGCGTGGCCGTATGCTCGATCCGATTGGGCTAGCGCTGGCGGCGAGCACTGGCGCGAGCACGCTCGACGTCGTGGCGCGCCCCCGCGTCACGATACTGGCCGGCGGCAACGAAATCGTGCCGCCGGGCGCCCAAGCGCGCGATGACCAGGTGTTCGAATCCGCCTCGTTTGCGCTTGCGGGGCTTGTTCACGCGTGGGGCGGCGTTGCGCAGCGCGGGCCGTTGCTGCCGGACCATGACAACGCCATCAGCGCCGCTGCCGAAGCGGCGTTTGTTGAGTGCGACCTGCTCGTGCTGATCGGCGGCGCATCGGTGGGACCGCACGACCACGCACGCGCGGCGCTGCAGCGCCTGGGCGTAGAACTCGCCGTGAGCAAGGTCGCGGTGAAGCCGGGCAAACCGACCTGGTTCGGCGTTTCGCCACGCGGACCGGTTCTGGGGTTGCCGGGCAATCCGGCGTCGGCAATCGTGACCGCGCATCTGTTTTTACGTCCGTTGATCGACGCCATGCTTGGTCGTGATGCGACGCTGCATCTTTCGCGCGCGCCGCTGGCTCACGCGCTGCCGGCCAATGGGCCGCGCGAATCCTATTTGCGTGCGCGCTTTGATGGCGAGTGCTTGCATGCGCTTGAGGATCAGGATTCGTCGTTGCTTTCGGTTTTTGCGCGCGCCAACGCGCTGCTGTTGCGCCCCATCAACGCGCCGGGCACAGCTGCCGGCGAGGCGGCGGCGTATTTTGCGATTTAG
- a CDS encoding molybdenum cofactor biosynthesis protein MoaC yields MTEPSLTHLDENGRARMVDVSEKAASSRTATARGVVRMSAETLSRAMRGDVKKGEVRTVSEIAGIMGAKRTAELIPLCHPLPLNVVDVRVSADETVPGYVVEATARTNGPTGVEMEALTAVSIACLTVYDMLKAIDRDMSIEQIRVMEKIGGSSGAYTRA; encoded by the coding sequence ATGACAGAGCCCTCCCTAACGCATCTCGATGAAAACGGCCGTGCACGCATGGTTGATGTGAGCGAGAAGGCCGCCAGTTCGCGCACAGCGACGGCGCGCGGCGTGGTGCGCATGTCTGCAGAGACGTTGTCGCGGGCCATGCGGGGCGACGTGAAGAAAGGCGAGGTGCGGACGGTTTCCGAGATCGCCGGAATTATGGGCGCGAAACGCACCGCCGAGCTTATTCCCCTCTGCCATCCATTGCCGCTAAACGTCGTGGACGTGCGTGTTTCGGCGGACGAAACCGTGCCGGGTTATGTCGTTGAGGCGACGGCGCGAACCAATGGTCCGACGGGCGTCGAAATGGAGGCATTGACCGCCGTAAGCATCGCCTGCCTAACCGTTTACGATATGCTGAAAGCGATCGACCGCGACATGAGCATCGAACAGATCCGCGTGATGGAGAAGATAGGCGGCAGTTCCGGCGCCTACACGCGCGCATGA
- a CDS encoding molybdenum cofactor biosynthesis protein MoaB: protein MSTSDIPPAGGRLSPNASLIPVRIAVLTVSDTRDEESDTSGQVLADRIVRDGHQLAARAWVKDDTASIGDALTAWVDDGAIDAIITTGGTGLTGRDVTPEAARSVFDKEIEGFQTVWHMVSYASVGLSTLQSRACAGVARGTFIFCLPGSNGACKDGWDKVIRWQLDSRHLPCNMVELMPRLLEK, encoded by the coding sequence ATGAGCACATCAGACATACCGCCGGCCGGCGGCCGTTTATCACCGAACGCCTCGCTTATACCCGTTCGCATCGCCGTGCTCACCGTGTCGGACACGCGCGACGAAGAGAGCGACACGTCAGGGCAAGTGCTTGCGGATCGGATTGTGCGGGACGGGCACCAGCTGGCCGCGCGCGCGTGGGTGAAGGATGATACCGCGTCGATTGGCGACGCGCTCACAGCCTGGGTCGATGATGGCGCCATCGACGCGATCATCACCACCGGGGGCACTGGCTTGACGGGGCGCGATGTGACGCCGGAAGCGGCGCGCAGCGTATTCGACAAGGAAATCGAGGGGTTTCAGACGGTCTGGCACATGGTTTCGTACGCCAGCGTCGGGCTTTCGACGCTGCAATCACGCGCGTGCGCGGGCGTCGCGCGCGGCACGTTTATATTTTGTCTGCCGGGCTCAAACGGTGCGTGCAAGGACGGCTGGGACAAGGTTATCCGCTGGCAATTGGACAGCCGCCACCTACCCTGCAACATGGTTGAGCTGATGCCGCGCCTACTTGAGAAATGA
- a CDS encoding molybdenum cofactor biosynthesis protein MoaE, whose product MRVELTPQAFAPAEALHDFQARHQGAGALVSFTGFCRGVCADGAVSWLDLEHYPGFTEREITRIAESIANKHALLDLLVVHRVGRVRPGEAIVLVAALSIHRAASFAAIESLMDYLKTDAPFWKREMRPGGAVWIEPTEQDYLRRAAHEERGS is encoded by the coding sequence GTGCGCGTCGAACTTACTCCGCAAGCGTTCGCGCCGGCCGAAGCGCTTCACGACTTCCAGGCGCGGCACCAGGGCGCGGGCGCGTTAGTGAGCTTTACCGGATTTTGCCGGGGCGTCTGCGCCGACGGCGCCGTGTCTTGGCTGGATCTCGAGCACTATCCGGGTTTCACCGAGCGTGAAATCACGCGCATCGCGGAGAGCATCGCCAACAAACACGCTTTGCTCGACCTGCTTGTGGTGCATCGTGTCGGACGCGTGCGTCCGGGCGAAGCGATCGTGCTGGTGGCGGCTCTCAGCATACATCGCGCAGCCAGTTTCGCCGCTATTGAATCACTGATGGATTATCTCAAAACCGACGCGCCATTTTGGAAGCGCGAGATGCGGCCTGGCGGAGCTGTGTGGATTGAGCCGACAGAGCAAGATTATCTGCGCCGCGCCGCGCATGAGGAACGCGGATCATGA